Genomic window (Haloarcula limicola):
AACACGAGCAGCAACCGACCCATCGTTCCAACAGTCGTCCACACCAGAACGCGGAGAACGGACTACAGCCGGCGGAACCACCACAGAGCCCGAACTGTCAGACGAACGCGGACAACACGATTCGGAGCACGGGTCCCATTCAGCTGAGCCCAAACAGGCTCGCCACGTAGAACGAGGTGATGAACACGGGGGACGCGACTCCCGGACAGAACGCGAGGATCACAGCGCACACACCGACCACACGGGCCACGAACGGATGTTCCGCCGGCGGTTCTGGGTCTCGCTCGTCCTCTCGATTCCGGTCGTCTTCTTCAGCGAGTTCATTCAGGACGTCTTCGGCTACACGGCCCCGACCTTTCCCGGAAGCGTCTGGATCACGCCCGTCCTCTCGGTGATCGTCTTCGCCTACGGCGGCGTGCCGTTCCTCTCGATGGCTCGGACCGAACTACAGAACCGCGAGCCGGGGATGATGATGCTCATCTCGCTGGCGATCACCGTCGCGTTCGTCTACTCTATCGCGAGCCTGTTCCTCGAGGGGACGACGCCCTTTTTCTGGGAACTCGTCACGCTGATCGATATCATGCTGCTGGGCCACTGGATGGAGATGCGGTCGGTCCGGCAGGCCTCTGGCGCGCTCGACGAACTGGCGAAACTGATGCCCGACACCGCAGAGCGCGTCACCGAGAGCGGCGACACGGAAGAAGTGCCCGTCGCCGAACTCGGCGAAGGCGATGTCGTCCTCGTCCGTCCCGGTGCCTCGGTTCCCGCAGATGGCGAGGTCGTCGATGGCGAATCGTCCGTCGACGAGTCGATGATCACCGGCGAGTCACGACCCGTGGACAAGGAACTCGGATCCGAAGTGGTCGCGGGGACGGTCAACCAGGACGGAAGTCTCCGCGTCCGGGTGACGAAGACCGGCGACGAGACGACCCTCGCGGGCATCATGCGTCTGGTCGATGAGGCCCAGTCCTCGAAGTCCCGCACGCAATTACTCGCTGACCGTGCGGCCGGGTGGCTGTTCTACATCGCACTCAGCGTCGCCGCGATCACGGCCGTCGCGTGGGTCGTCGCGGTCGGACTCAGCGTCGGCGTCCTCGAACGCGTCGTCACGGTCCTCGTCATCGCCTGTCCCCACGCGCTCGGCCTCGCCGTACCGCTTGTCGTCGCCATCAACACCTCCACTGCCGCGAGGAACGGAATGCTCATCCGCGACCGGATCGCGATGGAAGAGGCTCGAAACCTCGATACGGTGATGTTCGACAAGACCGGGACGCTCACGAAAGGCGAGCAGGGCGTCGTCGGCATCCAGACTGCCGGTGACTGGGACGAAGAGCGAGCCCTCGAAGTCGCCGCCGGCGTCGAGGGCGACTCCGAGCACATGATCGCTCGCGCCATCCGGACCGCCGCCGGAGAACGGGGCGTCCAACGAGCCAGCGTCTCGAACTTCGAGAACCTTCGCGGGCTCGGTGTCCGGGCAGTCGTCGACTTGGAGCCGCGAAGCGGCCCCGGACAGGCGAGCGGGGAGCACGAGGTGCAACGCGCCTCGGAAGAGCGGGCGGGGAGTGAAGCGACCCGCGAGCCGAGCGACCCGCGAGACGGCGACACGGTCTACCTCGGCGGACCAAACCTCATCGAGAAACTCGGTGTCGAGCGAGCCGACGGGATCGTCTCCTTCGCCGACGAGGCGGGCTCGAACGCCCAGACCGTCATCTACCTCATTCAGGACGAATCCGAGGTCGCGGCGGCATTTGCTCTTGCGGACGTGGTTCGTGAGGAGAGCCGGCGGGCCATCGAAGCGCTCCACGGGATGGGCATCGAGGTGGCGATGCTGACGGGCGACTCCGAGGCTGTCGCACGCGCCGTCTCTGCGGAACTCGGCATCGACCAGTACTTCGCTGAAGTGTTGCCCGAGGAGAAAGACACCAAAGTGGAGCGGCTCCAATCGGAGGGGAAGCTCGTCGCGATGGTCGGCGACGGCGTCAACGATGCCCCCGCTCTGACGAGAGCCGACGTCGGTATCGCCATCGGGTCAGGCACCGACGTCGCTATCGAGTCGGGGGATATCATCCTCGTCGACAACAATCCACTGGACGTGGTGCGGCTCATCCGGCTTTCGAAGGCGAGCTACCGGAAGATGCAGGAGAACCTCGTCTGGGCGACCGGCTATAACGTCGTCGCGCTCCCGCTCGCCGCCGGAATCCTCGCCCCGATCGGGATTCTGCTCTCGCCGGCGGTCGGGGCGGCGTTCATGTCGGTATCGACGATCATCGTCGCGATTAACGCCCGACGACTCAAGGGAGCCGATCTCTCTGTAGGATGACGCCGATCGGGGGGCGAGGGTCAGTCAGACGACCGGGCGATCAGTGTCGCGAAGCAGCGGCCAGAGTTCGCCACGGAACGGACTAACGGAAGAGGCACCTTCTCCACCAGGGGCGACGTGGAGACCTCCCTGACCGCGGAGCTCGGGAGAGAGCCGACGTGTGAGATTTTTAACAATCGGACTCGAACTATCTGTATGGAAGACGCTCGCTCGGTACGGATGAGTGCGGAAGATCGAAACGAGTTCCTAGGGAAGGGTGGGACGGGCGTCATCTCGTTCGATTCGGCGAACGACGGTCCGCCGTATGCCCGGCCAATTTCGTATGGCTACGACGCAGATACGGGGAATTTCTACTTCCGGCTGGCCGTCGGTCCCGAGGACGCCGGAAAGAAAGCGTTCATCGACGAGGACGGGGAGATATCGTTCGTCACCTACGACGAGACGGGCAGCGGCTGGCGAAGCGTCATCGCAACCGGCAGTCTGGAGGAGATCACGAGATCAGCACTCGATCCCGAAGTCGCCGAAGCGATGCAGCGAATACGAATTCCGTTCGTGGACGTATACGACAGTCACCCCCTCACGCTGGAGTTCCGGTTCTTCCGGCTCACGCCGGACGAGGTCACCGGCCAGCAAGAGGCCGGGACCGGCGAGTGAGCAGCCAGTCGGTGAGTCTCGATAGTCAGTCCATACCGAAATACGTTACCAAGTGGCGTAATTCCGTATTGTCGCCTCTCCCCCAACAGCTATCAGGTAGAGACGGGCCGCTAACTACCTGATTAGCTATCAGCGAGGGTTTCGACCATAACTCGGCCACTCTCCGGTGTCTCGTCGATCAGGACGGCAGCCTGTCCCTCGATCAGGCGGTCGCCGTCCTCGTCGAGTACGTCGGTCGTGAGCTGATATTTATTCCTACCGAGGTCCGTGGCCACTTCACACACAGCGGTGAGTCGGTCATCGACTTCGGCCGGTTTGAGGAACGAGAGATCTTGTGAGAGGTAGATGGTCACACCGGGGAGACGGGCCAACGCGGCGCTTATCAACCCGCAAACGAGCGTCCCGTGAACGATTCGCCGGCCGAACCGCGTCTGGCTGGCGTACTCTTCGTCGAGGTGAAGCCGGTTCGTGTCGCCGCTGGCTGTCGCGAAGCGCTTCACGTCCCGTTCGCTGACCGTCTTCGAGAACGTGACCCTGTCACCGACGTTGATACGGTTGTCGTCGAGCCCCGTGCTTTCGATATCCCAGTCCTCGTCCTCGTAGGCGGTCTCCTGTTGTCGATGGTAGCGGGCCGTCTGTCGCTCGTGGCCTCCGATTTCCCGCCGCTGAAGGATTTGCGGAACGTGCCGGACGATATCGTCGGTGCTGACCAGCCCGACCAGTTCGTCGCCGTCGAAGACGACTAACCGGGCGACGCCGTGTTCGAACATCGTTTCGACTGCGTCGCCGAGGGTCGCGCTCGCATCGACCGAGACGACGTCGGTCGACATGAACTCCGACAGCGAACGCTCCTCCGGATCCGACGCCTCGCCGAGTAGTCGCACGAAGTCGTCACTGGTGACGATCCCGATGACCTCGCCGCCCTCGACGACGACCAGCGACCCGATCGCGGCCGTACAACACCGTCCGGCGGCATCGCTGGCAGGTGTCTCGGGCGAAGCCGTCGTGACCGGGCTGCTCATCACGTCGTTGACGCGAATCGGGAACGCCATGGTCGTAAGTCGGTTCGACGCGACAAGAGGGTATTTGACGAGAACGTACCAACTGACGAAGAAGGCCGTCACTTAGGTTTACGACGTCCCGGTTCGATGTCACGAGCGGGATGTCCGATTACGATCGACTCTTGGTCCCAACGGACGGCAGCGCCGTTGCGGAGGCAGCGAGCGAAACCGCTATTGAATTTGCCCGTCAATTCGATGCCGCTCTTCACGTGATTCACGTTCTCGAATCCGAGGAAGTCCCGGCCGACGGTGACGACGACGCGGCCCGAGAGCGCGACAGCCGCAGCGAGGAGGCAACAACGACTATCGCTGGAATGGCGAGAGACGCGGGCGTCGAGACGCGAACCGCGTCTCTCGACGAACGCGAATCCGTCCACGACACGAGCCTCGGATACGCCGACGAACTCGATATCGACTGTATCGTCATGGGCACGCACGGCCGAACTGGCTTGGATCGGTATCTCCTCGGGAGCGTTACCGAACGGGTCACTCGGCTTACGGACGTCCAGTCCTCACGATCCGAGAGCGAGCGGCCGGCGAAGGAGGTCCCCGAAATTGAACGCTAACCTTCGTGCGCCTGTCACGAGGCTGTAGAGACAGAGTACCCGTGGATTCGACTCTCGACGAGATACTGACACAGGGGCGCACGTCGGGCCCGTTAGTCGTCGGTGCTCTCGTCTCCCTGCTACTGTTCCTGTTCGCGGTCCAGTTGCTGGGTGCGTCCACAGCGGCCGCGGCTGCGCCGCTCGAACGGTTCTTCGGGCGGTACGTCACCGGAAATGGGCGAGCCCTAGGTGCGAGCTGGCTCGCCACGTACGTACTCACTAACGGGTCAGTGGTAGCGGCCCTCTCCATCTCGCTGTTCGAGACCGGGGTCCTCACGGCCTCACAGCTGTTCCTGATGCTCGCCGGTTCACGCCTCGGGGGTGCCGCCATCGTCCTCCTGATCGGGGCGCTCGACTACTTCCAGAAGCGGCGCTATTCGTTCAGTGAGTCGACCAGGCTGGGGATACTGACTTTTCTCTTGTCACATTCGGTCTATCTACCGGCGACTGTCCTCGGGTACTTCCTGTTGCCGGTACTTCAGACGGGATTCGAGGGTGTCAGTAGCCGGATCGAACTCTCGGTTCGTCCGCTGGCGGCCTTCGATCCCGCGACGGGAGCCGTCGTCGATACCGTCGGCGTGGGCCCGGGGCTCGTGGTGGCCGTTCTCGTGCTGTTCGGAAGCATCACGCTCTTCGACCGGGTGCTCAAGCGGATCGACACCGAATGGCTCCGCGAGCGGTTCTTTCGCCGATTTCAGCACAAGTGGACTTCGTTTGGACTCGGCGTCCTCATCACCGGCGTGACGACCAGCGTCGCGTTCTCGCTGGGGGTGGTCGTCCCCCTCTATAACCGCGACTACATCGAACGGCGGGAGATCGTTCCCTACGTTCTGGGAGCGAACATCGGCACCTTCTTCGATACGGTGGTCGTCGCCGTACTGCTGGAATCCCCACGGGGCGTGGCTATCGTGTTATCACTCGTGGCCGTCGGGGCGACTATCACAGTCGGAGCGCTGGTTCGGTTTTCGACGTACTTCCGGGCCGTCGAGACCATCCAAACTCGACTCGTTGCCGACCGTCGGTACCTACTCGGGTTTCTCGTCTCGTTGGGTGTCCTCCCGATATTGCTGGTTCTCCTCCCGTTCTAGTTCTGCGGTCGAGACAGTCTGTTCCGGCAGGAGCGAGTTCCGCGATACGGTGACGTCACCCTCGCGGACATCCGCTCCTGCGCCGACGCGTGTCTCCGACTGCACCGCTGAGTATGACCGCCGTACAGTCAGACCGCGCTCTTTCGCGACCGACCGGGTTATCCCTTCACCGTGGAGTCGCTCGTTTCAGGCATCCGTGGCCATCTCTCGCTCGATCTCGTCGAAAAGCGCACGCACGCGGTCCCGGATCCCGTCGCGAATCTCTCGGACACGATCGAGGTCTTTTCCGTCGGGATCGTCGAGCGCCCAGTCGCGGACGTCGACGTCGGAGTCGTCGGCATCGAGTTCGAGCGTCGAACACCCCATGGTGGCGACGTAGTCACACGATTCGAGTTCGACCGTCGAGATCTCCCGCGGCGTCCGCTCCGAGAGGTCGAATCCCGCTTCGCGCATCACCTCGACGACGACGTCGTGAACGCGCTCGGCGGGATGGGTTCCGCCGGTGAGAATCTCGACCGCGTCGTCGAGCTCTCGACGCTCCCGCTCGCGCTCGGCGAACGCGGTCGACATCTGCGACCGCCCGGCGTTCTGGACACAGACGAAGGCGACGGTGGTGGTCACGCGACCACCCCTCGCCGGGCGGACAGAGCACGTCGCGCCGCGGGTGCGACGGCGTTCCCGACGCAGACGAACGCGACTCGAACCGGCGTCTCGGTCATCGCTCGGCCCCTCGCGTCTCGTCGAGGGCAGTCAGCAGCGCCTCGGCCCGGTCGGTCGCCTCGTAGTACCGCCAGGTGCCGTCCTTTCGCCGCGCGACGAGCCCGGCGTCGTGGAGATCGGAGAGGGCGTGACTGATCGCGCTGTCGCTGACGTCCACGGTCGGGTTGATCTCGCAGACACACAGCTCCCGATCCGCGGCCTTCAGCAACCGGACGATACTGTATCGCGTCTCGTTCCCCAGCGTCTTGAGTGCGGTCAGGTCGGCGTCGGGATCCGGCGGGGTCTCCGACTGACACGAGCGCAGCGAATCGAGCCGCCCCTCGATATCCGCGTCACAGCACTCACCGCTCTCCTCGGTGATGAGACGTTCCAGTCGTTCCGTCTGTGAGCTCATGGATGAGTGGTTGAACAGTCATGCATATAGCTGCGTCGAGATAGAGGGCGGGTTCAGGGGGTTACGCGACGCGCATTCGGTATCGCCACGAGAAGATGCATCGAGGCCGCCAGCCCCGAGTGCGGGAGCCGGGGTCGGAGTTACCGCCGCTCCAGTAACCACGCGGCGAGCGCGACCGGACCGACGACCCACGCGAGGGCAGTTACGAGCGTGACCGGGATCGACAGCCCCGCCTCGCGGACGGCCGCGGCGAGCCCGCCCGCGAGAGCGTCGAACTGGGCCAGCGCCAGCACGCGGAAGCAGGCCGCCGGATTCGTCAGGACGGCGACGACGACGCCGGTCTCCGAGAGGTCGAGCGCCGCAATAGCGCCCAGTGCGAACAGCTCGTGGAGCAGGACGAACCAGAGCCAGACCGCCAGCGCGAGCCCCAGCGCGTGCGTCCGTTCGCGGGCCACCGTCGAGACCAGCAGGCCGAGCGCGAGGAATCCGCAGGCCGCGAGCAGCGCCGCGAGGGCGACGACGGCGTACGGACCGACGGCGTCCGGGCCGGTCAGGGCGGTCGCGAGCACGAGTCCGGGCGCGAAACCGACGAGCAGCGACCCGGCGAGCGCGCCGGCTCGACCCGCGTACTTCCCGACGACGACGGTCCATGCGGGGGCCGGAAGCGACCTGACGAGCGCC
Coding sequences:
- a CDS encoding heavy metal translocating P-type ATPase, whose amino-acid sequence is MFRRRFWVSLVLSIPVVFFSEFIQDVFGYTAPTFPGSVWITPVLSVIVFAYGGVPFLSMARTELQNREPGMMMLISLAITVAFVYSIASLFLEGTTPFFWELVTLIDIMLLGHWMEMRSVRQASGALDELAKLMPDTAERVTESGDTEEVPVAELGEGDVVLVRPGASVPADGEVVDGESSVDESMITGESRPVDKELGSEVVAGTVNQDGSLRVRVTKTGDETTLAGIMRLVDEAQSSKSRTQLLADRAAGWLFYIALSVAAITAVAWVVAVGLSVGVLERVVTVLVIACPHALGLAVPLVVAINTSTAARNGMLIRDRIAMEEARNLDTVMFDKTGTLTKGEQGVVGIQTAGDWDEERALEVAAGVEGDSEHMIARAIRTAAGERGVQRASVSNFENLRGLGVRAVVDLEPRSGPGQASGEHEVQRASEERAGSEATREPSDPRDGDTVYLGGPNLIEKLGVERADGIVSFADEAGSNAQTVIYLIQDESEVAAAFALADVVREESRRAIEALHGMGIEVAMLTGDSEAVARAVSAELGIDQYFAEVLPEEKDTKVERLQSEGKLVAMVGDGVNDAPALTRADVGIAIGSGTDVAIESGDIILVDNNPLDVVRLIRLSKASYRKMQENLVWATGYNVVALPLAAGILAPIGILLSPAVGAAFMSVSTIIVAINARRLKGADLSVG
- a CDS encoding low molecular weight phosphatase family protein; the protein is MTTTVAFVCVQNAGRSQMSTAFAERERERRELDDAVEILTGGTHPAERVHDVVVEVMREAGFDLSERTPREISTVELESCDYVATMGCSTLELDADDSDVDVRDWALDDPDGKDLDRVREIRDGIRDRVRALFDEIEREMATDA
- a CDS encoding pyridoxamine 5'-phosphate oxidase family protein; this encodes MEDARSVRMSAEDRNEFLGKGGTGVISFDSANDGPPYARPISYGYDADTGNFYFRLAVGPEDAGKKAFIDEDGEISFVTYDETGSGWRSVIATGSLEEITRSALDPEVAEAMQRIRIPFVDVYDSHPLTLEFRFFRLTPDEVTGQQEAGTGE
- a CDS encoding sodium:phosphate symporter; translation: MDSTLDEILTQGRTSGPLVVGALVSLLLFLFAVQLLGASTAAAAAPLERFFGRYVTGNGRALGASWLATYVLTNGSVVAALSISLFETGVLTASQLFLMLAGSRLGGAAIVLLIGALDYFQKRRYSFSESTRLGILTFLLSHSVYLPATVLGYFLLPVLQTGFEGVSSRIELSVRPLAAFDPATGAVVDTVGVGPGLVVAVLVLFGSITLFDRVLKRIDTEWLRERFFRRFQHKWTSFGLGVLITGVTTSVAFSLGVVVPLYNRDYIERREIVPYVLGANIGTFFDTVVVAVLLESPRGVAIVLSLVAVGATITVGALVRFSTYFRAVETIQTRLVADRRYLLGFLVSLGVLPILLVLLPF
- a CDS encoding universal stress protein, yielding MSDYDRLLVPTDGSAVAEAASETAIEFARQFDAALHVIHVLESEEVPADGDDDAARERDSRSEEATTTIAGMARDAGVETRTASLDERESVHDTSLGYADELDIDCIVMGTHGRTGLDRYLLGSVTERVTRLTDVQSSRSESERPAKEVPEIER
- a CDS encoding ArsR/SmtB family transcription factor produces the protein MSSQTERLERLITEESGECCDADIEGRLDSLRSCQSETPPDPDADLTALKTLGNETRYSIVRLLKAADRELCVCEINPTVDVSDSAISHALSDLHDAGLVARRKDGTWRYYEATDRAEALLTALDETRGAER
- a CDS encoding ABC transporter permease; its protein translation is MTESTRPDDAETDGGYVRESPALSGDTANRVRDTLGKTWALATREYRLAMRRRWSLGATLVFAAFSVAVVAFGASTAGPGRFDAALVSLVELGVYLVPLVALAVGYDAVVGPEASGSLALVRSLPAPAWTVVVGKYAGRAGALAGSLLVGFAPGLVLATALTGPDAVGPYAVVALAALLAACGFLALGLLVSTVARERTHALGLALAVWLWFVLLHELFALGAIAALDLSETGVVVAVLTNPAACFRVLALAQFDALAGGLAAAVREAGLSIPVTLVTALAWVVGPVALAAWLLERR
- a CDS encoding CBS domain-containing protein, coding for MAFPIRVNDVMSSPVTTASPETPASDAAGRCCTAAIGSLVVVEGGEVIGIVTSDDFVRLLGEASDPEERSLSEFMSTDVVSVDASATLGDAVETMFEHGVARLVVFDGDELVGLVSTDDIVRHVPQILQRREIGGHERQTARYHRQQETAYEDEDWDIESTGLDDNRINVGDRVTFSKTVSERDVKRFATASGDTNRLHLDEEYASQTRFGRRIVHGTLVCGLISAALARLPGVTIYLSQDLSFLKPAEVDDRLTAVCEVATDLGRNKYQLTTDVLDEDGDRLIEGQAAVLIDETPESGRVMVETLADS